The following coding sequences are from one Rutidosis leptorrhynchoides isolate AG116_Rl617_1_P2 chromosome 11, CSIRO_AGI_Rlap_v1, whole genome shotgun sequence window:
- the LOC139877372 gene encoding UDP-glucuronic acid decarboxylase 2-like, giving the protein MGSELTYRGHESQTISDQYFPKPNKPWLSVIRPIRYILREQRLLFIFIGILIGAVFISLFYGSGSGAGTTINYRGDYFVSGTEILNPQRPVFRHGFGSMNSGGKIPLGLKRKGLRIVVTGGAGFVGSHLVDRLIARGDSVIVVDNFFTGNKDNVMHHFGNPRFELIRHDVVEPLLLEVDQIYHLACPASPVHYKFNPVKTIKTNVVGTLNMLGLAKRVGARFLLTSTSEVYGDPLQHPQVETYWGNVNPIGVRSCYDEGKRTAETLAMDYHRGAGVEVRIARIFNTYGPRMCIDDGRVVSNFVAQALRKEPLTVYGDGKQTRSFQFVSDLVEGLMRLMEGEHVGPFNLGNPGEFTMLELAQVVQETIDPNARIEFKPNTEDDPHKRKPDITKAKDLLGWEPKVPLRKGLPMMVTDFRQRIFGDHKDNGATISTSSSTSA; this is encoded by the exons ATGGGATCTGAACTAACCTACCGAGGTCACGAATCTCAAACAATTTCCGATCAATACTTCCCTAAACCTAACAAACCATGGCTCTCCGTCATCCGTCCAATTCGTTACATCCTCCGTGAACAACGTCTCCTTTTCATCTTCATCGGCATTCTCATCGGCGCCGTTTTCATCTCCCTCTTCTACGGCTCCGGCTCCGGTGCCGGAACAACCATCAACTACCGTGGTGATTACTTTGTCTCCGGCACCGAGATTTTGAATCCGCAACGGCCGGTTTTCCGTCATGGATTCGGATCGATGAACTCCGGCGGTAAGATTCCGTTAGGGTTGAAACGGAAGGGGTTGAGGATTGTGGTTACCGGCGGTGCAGGGTTTGTCGGAAGTCACCTTGTTGATCGGTTGATTGCTAGAGGAGATAGTGTGATTGTTGTTGATAATTTTTTTACAGGAAATAAAGATAATGTTATGCATCATTTTGGAAACCCTAGATTTGAATTGATACGACACGACGTCGTTGAACCTTTGCTACTTGAAGTTGATCAGATCTATCATCTTGCTTGCCCTGCTTCACCTGTTCATTATAAGTTCAATCCTGTCAAGACTATT AAGACAAATGTGGTTGGGACATTGAATATGTTAGGGTTAGCGAAAAGAGTAGGTGCGCGGTTTTTGCTAACGAGTACTAGTGAGGTGTATGGTGATCCCCTGCAACATCCTCAAGTTGAGACTTATTGGGGAAATGTTAATCCTATTG GTGTCAGAAGTTGTTATGACGAGGGAAAACGTACTGCGGAAACTTTGGCTATGGATTACCATAGAGGAGCTGGTGTTGAG GTGAGGATTGCCAGGATATTTAATACATATGGACCTAGAATGTGCATTGATGATGGGCGTGTTGTTAGTAACTTTGTTGCTCAG GCACTAAGAAAAGAGCCTTTAACTGTTTATGGTGATGGAAAACAAACAAGAAGTTTCCAATTTGTTTCGGATTTG GTCGAGGGTTTAATGCGTTTGATGGAAGGTGAACATGTTGGACCGTTCAATCTTGGAAACCCTGGTGAATTCACCATGCTTGAACTTGCTCAG GTTGTTCAAGAGACAATTGATCCAAATGCAAGGATCGAGTTTAAGCCTAACACAGAGGACGACCCACACAAGAGGAAACCCGATATCACCAAGGCAAAGGATCTTCTTGGATGGGAACCAAAGGTGCCACTTCGTAAAGGTCTCCCTATGATGGTGACTGATTTTAGGCAACGTATCTTTGGCGATCATAAGGACAACGGAGCGACCATCTCCACATCATCGTCCACCTCAGCTTAG